In Sporichthya polymorpha DSM 43042, a genomic segment contains:
- a CDS encoding glycosyltransferase 87 family protein: MTVRQLAAVAALAFAGSVVVEVGALRGGAPDAGSVERLLAWYAAAAVLFAVGGWAVRSLPLRASLSATLAGGALLQVVAVGYSPTTTDDFWRYLWDGKVQAAGIDPYRYVPLDPALAHLRDDELFPPDPRTPEQAAEATAFGRTDVCTTRGVSHDCTWINRPHVRTIYPPVAEGGFLLLHVASPDEHRVRTLQVTLGALAVAVTAALAWARQRAGRDPRAAVWWAWCPVVWLEGANNAHIDVLGVLLLVGALGLLAGRRLVAGGALFGAAVAVKLVPVLLVPALLVRRGHVVLAAAAAVFLAGYVPHVAAVGTNVLGYLPGYLEEEGYSGAQRFGAVRLLVPDAAAPAVAVAVGVAVAVWVWRRAQEHPSAADALTLAGVAFVLVGPSQPWYGLLIVALVALADRPEWLAIAAAAYPVYQAGNLGVDNTAMQQWCYLTAAAAAAVGGAVRRRRGSAPAERPSSALPRERASRPARA, from the coding sequence ATGACGGTCCGTCAGCTCGCGGCCGTCGCCGCCCTGGCGTTCGCCGGTTCGGTGGTCGTCGAGGTCGGCGCGCTGCGCGGAGGAGCGCCGGACGCCGGCTCGGTCGAGCGGCTGCTGGCCTGGTACGCCGCGGCGGCGGTGCTGTTCGCCGTCGGGGGGTGGGCGGTACGGAGCCTGCCGCTGCGCGCGTCGCTGAGTGCGACCCTGGCGGGAGGCGCGCTGCTGCAGGTGGTCGCGGTCGGGTACTCGCCGACCACGACCGACGACTTCTGGCGCTACCTGTGGGACGGCAAGGTCCAGGCAGCCGGGATCGACCCGTACCGCTACGTCCCGCTGGACCCGGCGCTGGCCCACCTGCGCGACGACGAACTGTTCCCGCCCGACCCGCGGACACCCGAGCAGGCCGCCGAAGCGACTGCCTTCGGCCGGACCGACGTCTGCACCACCCGCGGCGTCTCGCACGACTGCACGTGGATCAACCGGCCGCACGTCCGCACGATCTACCCGCCGGTGGCCGAGGGCGGCTTCCTGCTGCTCCACGTCGCGTCCCCCGACGAGCACCGGGTGCGGACGTTGCAGGTGACCCTCGGCGCGCTCGCGGTCGCGGTGACGGCCGCGCTCGCGTGGGCCCGGCAGCGGGCGGGGCGTGACCCCCGCGCGGCCGTGTGGTGGGCGTGGTGTCCGGTGGTGTGGCTGGAGGGTGCGAACAACGCGCACATCGACGTGCTCGGGGTGCTGCTGCTGGTCGGCGCGCTCGGACTGCTGGCCGGGCGTCGACTGGTCGCGGGTGGGGCGCTGTTCGGCGCGGCCGTCGCGGTGAAGCTCGTCCCCGTGCTGCTGGTGCCGGCGCTGCTGGTGCGCCGGGGACACGTGGTGCTCGCCGCGGCGGCGGCGGTGTTCCTCGCGGGGTACGTCCCGCACGTCGCCGCCGTGGGCACGAACGTCCTCGGCTACCTGCCGGGCTATCTGGAGGAAGAGGGGTACTCGGGCGCGCAGCGGTTCGGAGCGGTCCGGCTGCTGGTGCCGGACGCGGCGGCGCCGGCGGTGGCGGTCGCGGTGGGCGTCGCGGTGGCGGTGTGGGTGTGGCGGCGAGCGCAGGAGCACCCGTCGGCGGCGGACGCGCTGACGCTGGCAGGTGTCGCGTTCGTCCTCGTCGGCCCGAGTCAGCCCTGGTACGGGTTGCTGATCGTCGCGCTCGTCGCGCTCGCGGACCGACCGGAGTGGCTGGCGATCGCCGCCGCGGCGTATCCCGTCTACCAGGCGGGGAACCTGGGCGTGGACAACACGGCGATGCAGCAGTGGTGCTACCTGACGGCGGCCGCGGCGGCCGCGGTCGGCGGAGCCGTCAGACGGCGGCGGGGGTCCGCTCCGGCGGAGCGGCCCAGCTCGGCGCTTCCGCGGGAGCGGGCGTCGCGTCCGGCGCGGGCGTGA
- a CDS encoding PPOX class F420-dependent oxidoreductase — MARTIATNTELDRDQLLEFVRPRHRMILLTTRSDGTPQASPVTGGVDTGGRIVIATYPERAKTRNARARPQVSVVVLSDEWNGAWVQVDGTAEVIDVTEDVEPFVEYFRCISGEHPDWDEYRQAMVAQNKSLLRITPTRWGPAATGGFPPRLA, encoded by the coding sequence ATGGCACGGACGATCGCGACGAACACCGAGCTCGACCGGGACCAGCTGCTGGAGTTCGTACGGCCGCGGCACCGGATGATCCTGCTGACCACGCGGTCGGACGGGACGCCCCAGGCGTCGCCGGTGACCGGGGGCGTCGACACCGGCGGCCGGATCGTGATCGCGACCTACCCGGAGCGGGCGAAGACGCGGAACGCGCGGGCGCGGCCGCAGGTCAGCGTCGTGGTGCTCTCGGACGAATGGAACGGGGCCTGGGTCCAGGTCGACGGGACCGCCGAGGTGATCGACGTGACCGAGGACGTCGAGCCGTTCGTCGAGTACTTCCGCTGCATCTCCGGCGAGCACCCGGACTGGGACGAGTACCGCCAGGCGATGGTCGCGCAGAACAAATCCCTGCTCCGGATCACGCCCACGCGCTGGGGACCGGCCGCGACCGGGGGTTTTCCGCCCCGTCTGGCGTGA
- a CDS encoding class I SAM-dependent methyltransferase has protein sequence MNSPSLDQVKAMAKEAWAAGNYVELSRHIEHVGVRVVEAAQVSPGAAVLDVACGAGNAALPAARAGATVTGLDLVPALLDAGRKKAADAGVEITWVEGDAEALPFDDDSFDVVFSTFGHMFAPRHDVVAAEMARVTRPGGLIAICCWTPEGTVGEVFATSGSFLPPPPPFASPPVLWGTRDHVHAMFPGAADVEFAELTATIEWRSPEDFADYFLANFPMMVVAARMLGDRFADLRAAVLDVWRRRNEANDGTLVLPQEYLQSLVRLA, from the coding sequence GTGAACAGTCCGTCGCTGGACCAGGTCAAGGCCATGGCGAAGGAAGCCTGGGCCGCCGGGAACTACGTCGAGCTCTCCCGGCACATCGAGCACGTCGGGGTGCGGGTGGTGGAGGCCGCGCAGGTGTCGCCGGGGGCGGCGGTCCTCGACGTCGCCTGCGGCGCGGGGAACGCGGCGCTCCCCGCCGCACGCGCCGGCGCGACGGTCACGGGCCTCGACCTCGTCCCAGCCCTGCTCGACGCGGGCCGCAAGAAGGCCGCCGACGCCGGGGTCGAGATCACCTGGGTCGAGGGCGACGCCGAGGCCCTGCCGTTCGACGACGACTCGTTCGACGTCGTCTTCTCGACCTTCGGCCACATGTTCGCGCCCCGCCACGACGTCGTGGCCGCCGAGATGGCGCGCGTGACCCGCCCCGGCGGGCTGATCGCGATCTGCTGCTGGACGCCGGAAGGCACGGTGGGCGAGGTCTTCGCGACCTCCGGCTCCTTCCTGCCCCCGCCCCCGCCCTTCGCCTCCCCGCCGGTGCTGTGGGGCACCCGCGACCACGTCCACGCGATGTTCCCTGGCGCCGCCGACGTCGAGTTCGCCGAGCTCACCGCCACCATCGAGTGGCGGTCACCGGAGGATTTCGCCGACTACTTTCTGGCGAACTTCCCGATGATGGTCGTGGCCGCCCGCATGCTCGGCGACCGCTTCGCCGACCTCCGCGCCGCCGTCCTCGACGTCTGGCGCCGCCGCAACGAGGCCAACGACGGGACCCTCGTCCTGCCTCAGGAGTATCTGCAGTCGCTGGTGCGCCTCGCCTGA
- a CDS encoding class I adenylate-forming enzyme family protein, which translates to MFPTSPQQRRTALAARFPIWEPRTLDAFLDSCAAEFGDRPLVLTDDRALSYADAAAESRRLADGLAALGVRPGDRVGMLMANHLEFVPCKFAIARVGAVAIPFNFLYRVDELAYVLRQSRCNVLVTMTSFGDLDYLAMLDEIAPGWENGPTDALPDLRAVVVLSTDGRERPGVHTVGSLGELGDANPGAATHDVDPSDVGDILYTSGTTGSPKGVMVSHDAVQRTGYASALTRAFEDGRRVLFSLPCYHMFGYVEGLIASMFVGGAIVPRLTFTPADYFAGIERHRATDILCVPTMTVALVEHPDRATRDLSSVFAILSGAAPAPVWLWEKVRSELGITEIVTGYGMTETGGAMTLSVPEDPLEQHSTTVGRPKLAGVAGLPGPDGAVDPVGGALCEYRTVDPLTGDPLPAGAEGELVSRGPTHMRGFWDKPEETALALRGGWVHSGDLGLVRDDGYLQLTGRSKELYKSGGELVMPKEIEELVSAMPGVSQAYAVGVPDDRWGEVGCLWVVPEPGTTVDPEAVLQLCRDKLARFKVPKHVLLLDGAELPTTPTGKVQKFALVRRAGEVLGG; encoded by the coding sequence ATGTTCCCGACGAGCCCCCAGCAGCGACGTACGGCGCTCGCGGCCCGCTTCCCGATCTGGGAACCGCGGACCCTGGACGCCTTCCTCGACTCCTGCGCCGCCGAGTTCGGTGACCGCCCCCTGGTCCTCACCGACGACCGGGCGCTGAGCTACGCGGACGCGGCGGCCGAGTCCCGTCGCCTCGCCGACGGGCTCGCCGCGCTGGGTGTCCGCCCCGGCGACCGGGTGGGGATGCTGATGGCGAACCACCTCGAGTTCGTCCCGTGCAAGTTCGCGATCGCGCGGGTCGGCGCGGTGGCGATCCCGTTCAACTTCCTCTACCGCGTGGACGAGCTCGCGTACGTGCTGCGGCAGTCGCGCTGCAACGTGCTCGTGACGATGACCAGCTTCGGCGACCTCGACTACCTCGCGATGCTCGACGAGATCGCGCCCGGCTGGGAGAACGGCCCCACCGACGCGCTGCCCGACCTGCGTGCCGTCGTGGTGCTCTCGACCGACGGCCGGGAGCGGCCCGGGGTCCACACCGTCGGCAGTCTCGGCGAACTGGGCGACGCGAACCCGGGCGCCGCGACGCACGACGTCGATCCGTCCGACGTGGGCGACATCCTCTACACCTCCGGGACGACCGGCTCACCCAAGGGTGTGATGGTCAGTCACGACGCCGTGCAACGGACCGGCTACGCGTCCGCGCTGACCCGCGCGTTCGAGGACGGCCGCCGGGTGCTGTTCTCACTGCCCTGCTACCACATGTTCGGCTACGTCGAAGGTCTGATCGCGTCGATGTTCGTCGGCGGTGCCATCGTGCCGCGGCTGACGTTCACGCCCGCCGACTACTTCGCCGGCATCGAGCGCCACCGCGCGACCGACATTCTCTGCGTACCGACGATGACCGTCGCGCTCGTGGAGCACCCCGACCGCGCCACGCGTGACCTGTCGTCGGTGTTCGCGATCCTCTCCGGCGCGGCCCCGGCCCCGGTGTGGCTGTGGGAGAAGGTCCGCAGTGAACTCGGCATCACGGAGATCGTCACCGGTTACGGCATGACCGAGACCGGCGGGGCCATGACCCTGTCCGTGCCGGAGGACCCGCTCGAGCAGCACTCGACCACCGTCGGTCGTCCGAAGCTCGCCGGCGTCGCGGGCCTGCCCGGCCCCGACGGCGCGGTCGACCCCGTCGGCGGTGCGTTGTGCGAGTACCGCACCGTCGACCCGCTCACCGGCGATCCGCTGCCAGCCGGCGCCGAGGGCGAACTCGTCTCCCGCGGCCCGACGCACATGCGCGGGTTCTGGGACAAGCCCGAGGAGACCGCGCTCGCTCTCCGCGGCGGCTGGGTCCACTCCGGCGACCTCGGCCTCGTCCGCGACGACGGGTACCTGCAGTTGACGGGGCGCAGCAAGGAGCTCTACAAGAGCGGCGGCGAACTCGTGATGCCCAAGGAGATCGAGGAACTCGTCTCGGCGATGCCCGGGGTCAGCCAGGCGTACGCCGTCGGCGTCCCCGACGACCGCTGGGGCGAGGTCGGGTGCCTGTGGGTCGTCCCGGAGCCCGGGACGACCGTCGACCCCGAGGCCGTCCTGCAGTTGTGTCGGGACAAGCTCGCGCGGTTCAAGGTCCCCAAGCACGTCCTGCTTCTCGACGGCGCGGAGCTCCCCACCACCCCGACCGGCAAGGTGCAGAAGTTCGCGCTGGTCCGGCGGGCGGGCGAGGTCCTCGGCGGCTGA